The window TCGCTCACGTTCTTGCTGATCGCGTCGGCGGCGGCGACGAGCATCTCGGTCGACACGTCGTTGACGCCCGCGTCGAGCAGGCCGCGGAAGACGCCGGGGAACGCGAGGACGTTGTTGATCTGGTTCGGGTAGTCGCTGCGTCCGGTCGCGACGACCGCCGCGTGGCGGCCCGCGAGCACGGGGTCGATCTCGGGGTCGGGGTTCGCGAGGGCGAAGACGATCGCGCGATCGGCCATCGAGGCGACGGCGTCCTCGGTGAGGACGTCGGGCGCGCTGACGCCGACGAACACGTCGGCCCCCGCGACCGCGTCGACGAGCGATCCCGTGAAGCCTGCCTCGTTCGTGTGCTCCGCGATCCAGCGGCGGTGCTCGTCGCTGTGCTCCTCGCCACGCGAGATGACGCCGGAGCGTCCCGCGGCGACGATGTTGAGGACGCCCGCCTCGAGCAGGAGCTGGATGATCGCGTGGCCGGCGGCGCCGACGCCCGAGATGACGACCGAGATGTCCTCGATCCTCTTGTCGACGACCCGCAGCGCGTTGTTGAGGGCCGCGAGGACGACGATCGCGGTGCCGTGCTGGTCGTCGTGGAAGACGGGGATGTCGAGCTCCTCGCGCAGCCGCGCCTCGACCTCGAAGCAGCGCGGCGCGGCAATGTCCTCGAGGTTCACGCCGCCGTAGACGGGGGCGATGGCCTTGACGATCTTGACGATCTCGTCGGTGTCCTGCGTGTCGATGCAGACGGGCCAGGCGTCGACGTCGGCGAACTGCTTGAAGAGGGCGGCCTTGCCCTCCATGACGGGCAGCGCCGCCGAGGGGCCGATGTTGCCGAGACCGAGCACGGCCGAGCCGTCGGTGACGACGGCGATCGTGTTGCGCTTGACGGTGAGGTTGCGGGCGAGCCGCTCGTCCTCGGCGATCGCCGTGCAGACGCGGGCGACGCCGGGCGTGTAGGCGCGCGAGAGGTCGTCGCGGTTGCGGAGCTCGACCTTGGGCACGACCTCCAGTTTGCCACCCAGGTGGATGAGGAAGGTGCGGTCGCTCACATGTTCGACGACGAGTCCGTCGATCGCGCGGATCGCGTCGGCGACCTCGTCGGCGTGGGCGGGCGAGGAGGTGTTGGCCGTGACGTCGACGACCATGCGGTCGTGGTGCGACTCGACGACGTCGAGGGCCGTCACCTGGGCGCCGGCGGCGCCGACGGCAGCGGCGAGTTCGCTCGTCACCTGGTAGTTCGAGGGGGCCTCGACGCGGACGGTGATCGAATACCCGGGGCTGGGATTGGCCATAGGATCCTCCTTGATCGGTAGGGCCGGCACGCTGACCGTGCGCATCGGAAGTGAACCAACAAATTCCACCTAGTGGATTTTCACTTCTATCTTGTGGAATCATCGTACGGCGGGGCGACGTGTCCCGCAAGAGCACCGATCGCGGGTCCACCGTGGACGGACGAACGCACGACGAGCGTGCACGTCTCCGGCGGGCACGAGATGAGGCACCACCGCGAGCGTGGCGCCGGCCCACGAATCCGGGCCGCCGCGGACGGCGGTGCGCGACGAGCAGGAGGTACCCCATGGCCGAACGCGCAGCAGGTGGCGTGCAGTCCGTCGAACGCGTCTTCGACATCCTCGACCTCATGGCCGATGCGGGTGGCGCCCTCACCCTGTCGGAGCTCGCGAGCCGGACGGAGTTGCCACCGCCGACGATCCACCGTCTCCTGCGCACGCTCGTCGGCAAGGGCTACGTGCGGCAGCTCGCGAACCGGCGCTATTCGCTCGGCCCGCGGCTGATCCGGCTCGGCGACGGCGCGAACAAGCAGCTCGGGCAGATCGCGGGGCCGTACCTCGCGGGGCTCGTCGCGGAGCTGCAGGAGTCGGCGAACATGGCCGTCCTCGAAGGCGACATGGTGCTCTACGTGGCGCAGACGCCGTCACCGCACTCGATGCGGATGTTCACCGAGATCGGACGGCGCGCGCACACGCACGACACGGGCGTCGGGAAGGCGATGCTCGCGCAGCTCGACGAGAGCACGGTGCGGGGCATCGTCGGGCGGGCCGGTATGCCGCCGCACACGGAGTTCAGCATCGACACCCCGGAGAAGCTCGTCGAGCACCTCGCGACGATCCGGAAACAGGGGTACTCGATCGACGACAACGAGCAGGAGGTCGGAGTGCGCTGCTTCGCGGTCGCGGTGCCGGATGCGCCGACGCCGACGGCGATCTCGGTGTCGGGGCCCACGACGCGGGTCGACGCGGCGTTCGGCGAGCGCGCGGTGCCGCTGCTGCAGGCGGCGGCGCGGGCGATCGGCGAGGAGATGAACCGGGTCGCCTGACGGGCGCACGGCTCGCGAACAATCGCATCCCGGATGCTCGACCACCGCACCCGCGCGCCCCACTCCCCCGCACCCGGCTCCCCCGAACCCGGCTCCCCCGTACCCGGCTCCCGCGTGCGGGACTCCCGCGCGAGTGGTCCATCGCAGGGAGCTCGACGACGGAGCACGCCGGGCCCCTCACCCGACCGGGCAGCTCACCCGACGGGACCGAGACCGGGCACGACCGTTCGTGCCGCAGAATTCGCACCGGACGGAACGAGGCATCGATTCGCCGCGATCGACCGGACTCGATCGGCCTGCACGCGCGACGGCGGGCCACCTCCCGGCGAGATGTCCGGAGCATGTTCGACCGGGACGCCTACGCTCTCGATATGCGGCATTCGCGTTCGAGGCGTGTGAGGGTTACTGCGACGCGTGCCCTGCTCGCGATCACCATCGTCGGATCGGTGAGCGTCTGGCTCGCGAGCGACCGGGCACATCGTCTGGCGAGTCGTCGTGGGTTCTCGAGCACGGTGCTCGAGACCCGGGAGCCCTATCGGCAGGCGGTCGTGGTCCTCGGCTACCGGAACCGCGGATCGCGCGCGAACCTCGTGAACCGCATCCGGGTCCGCTCGGCGCTGCGCGCGCTCGACGCGGCTGCCGCGGAGCGCGTCCTCGTCTGCTGCGGCGGAGCGGTCGGTGGCCCCGTGCCGGAGGCCGAGCTCCTGGCGGCCTACGCGCGCGAACGCGGTGTGCGGGATCCGATCCGGCTCGATCGAACGAGTCGGACGACGGTCGAGAACGTGCGCAACGCGATCCCGCTCGTCGAGGACACGGACCGCATCGCGTTCGTCTCGGATCCGCTCCACGCCGAACGGGCACGCCTGATCCTGCGTCGACTGCGACCGGATCTCGCGTGGCGACTCGAATCGGGTCGCGAGTACCGCTTCGGATGGCATCCGATCATCACGATCGTGACGGCCCTGCGCGCACCGGAAGCGATGCGCCGAACGGGCGCGATGCTCGGAACGACGCCGCACCGCGACCGCTGACGCCTCCGGCACCTGAATCGGCGCCTGCACCTGTGCTTGTGCCCGCACCAGCGCCAAGCCACCGAGCGCAGAAAAAGCCGGGTTGTTGCTACCGGGCCCGCGGCCCGGTAGCAACAACCCGGCTTTTTCTGCGGCGGACTCACGGACCGGAGTCCGCAGGACCGGGCGCGCACCACGTGGGGGCTGCCGCGCGGAGGGCTCGGCGCGGAGTCTCCTCCACGCCGAGCCCGTCGTCCGGCCGTCGTCACCTCGCGGCTCTCG is drawn from Pseudoclavibacter chungangensis and contains these coding sequences:
- a CDS encoding YdcF family protein, with the protein product MSVWLASDRAHRLASRRGFSSTVLETREPYRQAVVVLGYRNRGSRANLVNRIRVRSALRALDAAAAERVLVCCGGAVGGPVPEAELLAAYARERGVRDPIRLDRTSRTTVENVRNAIPLVEDTDRIAFVSDPLHAERARLILRRLRPDLAWRLESGREYRFGWHPIITIVTALRAPEAMRRTGAMLGTTPHRDR
- a CDS encoding NAD-dependent malic enzyme — encoded protein: MANPSPGYSITVRVEAPSNYQVTSELAAAVGAAGAQVTALDVVESHHDRMVVDVTANTSSPAHADEVADAIRAIDGLVVEHVSDRTFLIHLGGKLEVVPKVELRNRDDLSRAYTPGVARVCTAIAEDERLARNLTVKRNTIAVVTDGSAVLGLGNIGPSAALPVMEGKAALFKQFADVDAWPVCIDTQDTDEIVKIVKAIAPVYGGVNLEDIAAPRCFEVEARLREELDIPVFHDDQHGTAIVVLAALNNALRVVDKRIEDISVVISGVGAAGHAIIQLLLEAGVLNIVAAGRSGVISRGEEHSDEHRRWIAEHTNEAGFTGSLVDAVAGADVFVGVSAPDVLTEDAVASMADRAIVFALANPDPEIDPVLAGRHAAVVATGRSDYPNQINNVLAFPGVFRGLLDAGVNDVSTEMLVAAADAISKNVSDEELNPSYIIPSVFDRDVARDVADAIVAVAERDAQRDAEPAPAAV
- a CDS encoding IclR family transcriptional regulator; translation: MAERAAGGVQSVERVFDILDLMADAGGALTLSELASRTELPPPTIHRLLRTLVGKGYVRQLANRRYSLGPRLIRLGDGANKQLGQIAGPYLAGLVAELQESANMAVLEGDMVLYVAQTPSPHSMRMFTEIGRRAHTHDTGVGKAMLAQLDESTVRGIVGRAGMPPHTEFSIDTPEKLVEHLATIRKQGYSIDDNEQEVGVRCFAVAVPDAPTPTAISVSGPTTRVDAAFGERAVPLLQAAARAIGEEMNRVA